The Spirosoma foliorum genome has a window encoding:
- a CDS encoding leucine-rich repeat domain-containing protein — protein sequence MKKYLLLVLFGLITVSGKAQVNVRPMSDSSVAYKTLSKEYPQAVSLRERATLRDLVFQKLLEDYWGDFRRFLKKRNFRPDSSIIWNTEVFFRADGHADWLLYQYSQFSRPTTRLPKEKEQTLITLLTEYLNQHALPVSSRYVWSPFRLGGVLIITGPSSRKLPKGRGVIGDLASANQTTRPDTVKTISFGGLELEQVPDVIYRFTNVEEIHLGGNYLTSLPAKVTALPKLQRLNLLSNRLTEDSLFFTRNKVVKSINLQRNSLTGIPASISQNRRLESLWLGNNDLVDLNLKPLHSLRQLNDLNLYNVGLTQIPKTIGRLKHVKVLDLYYNKFTELPRQLGRMKRLEQLAIAHNNLKEIPVSFAKLRRLQVLYAHHNHLNQLPTKLKRLQRLHVLDLGYNELITAPSVLGALSGLEELSLNNNNLQDFPTVLLSLKNLKHVYMSSNPLWGREAMSSPYASQIKQLEANNTEVKY from the coding sequence ATGAAAAAGTATTTGTTACTCGTATTATTTGGGTTGATAACGGTATCTGGAAAAGCTCAGGTCAACGTTCGGCCTATGAGTGATAGCTCGGTAGCTTACAAAACGCTTAGTAAAGAGTACCCTCAGGCGGTTTCTCTCCGAGAGCGGGCTACGCTTCGTGATCTTGTCTTCCAGAAATTGCTAGAAGATTACTGGGGTGACTTCAGACGTTTCCTAAAAAAAAGAAACTTCCGCCCCGATAGCTCCATCATCTGGAACACCGAAGTCTTTTTTCGAGCCGATGGCCATGCGGATTGGTTGCTTTACCAATATTCGCAATTTTCGAGACCTACGACACGACTTCCAAAAGAGAAAGAACAAACGCTAATCACGTTGCTAACTGAGTACCTTAACCAACATGCTCTCCCGGTCTCGTCAAGGTACGTTTGGTCGCCATTTCGACTAGGTGGCGTACTAATTATTACAGGCCCGTCCTCCCGAAAACTACCCAAAGGTCGCGGGGTTATTGGTGATCTGGCTTCGGCAAATCAAACGACACGCCCCGATACTGTAAAGACCATTTCATTTGGTGGCTTAGAACTCGAACAAGTACCGGACGTCATTTACCGCTTCACCAATGTTGAAGAAATTCATCTGGGAGGAAACTACTTAACGTCCCTACCCGCCAAAGTAACAGCACTTCCTAAGTTACAACGACTTAACCTGCTATCGAATCGACTAACGGAAGACAGTCTGTTTTTCACCCGAAACAAGGTTGTAAAATCGATCAATCTTCAACGCAATTCGTTGACCGGCATACCAGCCTCGATTAGCCAAAATCGCCGACTCGAGAGTTTGTGGCTGGGTAACAATGATCTGGTTGATTTAAACCTAAAGCCTTTGCATTCACTTCGCCAACTGAATGATTTAAATCTCTATAACGTCGGTCTGACCCAAATCCCCAAAACCATAGGCCGGCTGAAACATGTAAAAGTGCTGGATTTATACTACAACAAGTTCACCGAATTACCGCGCCAGCTTGGGCGAATGAAACGGCTTGAGCAGTTAGCCATCGCTCATAACAACCTGAAAGAGATACCTGTGTCTTTTGCAAAATTGCGTCGGCTACAAGTCTTGTATGCCCATCATAACCACCTCAACCAGTTACCCACGAAATTGAAGCGGCTACAGCGCTTACACGTTCTAGACCTGGGATACAATGAGTTAATTACTGCGCCAAGCGTATTGGGCGCTTTATCTGGACTGGAAGAACTCTCGTTGAACAATAACAATCTCCAGGATTTTCCGACAGTTTTATTGTCGTTAAAGAACCTCAAGCATGTATACATGAGTAGCAATCCACTGTGGGGCCGAGAAGCCATGAGCAGTCCGTATGCTTCTCAGATTAAACAGTTAGAAGCCAACAACACAGAAGTAAAGTATTAA